In Streptomyces venezuelae, the sequence GGAGATCGGCCGGGTACCCGATACCACGAGATCCCCCTGGCCATCCAGGACCGCTCGTTCAATTCGGACGGCTCGCTGTTCTACCCCACGACCCGGGAATTCTTCGACGGGTTCGCGGGTCCGTACATTCCCACGACCGATGTGTCCCCCATCTGGAACCCCGAATTCTTCGCCAACACCATGGTGGTCAACGGCCGGACATGGCCGAAGCTCGAAGTCGAACCGCGTCGCTACAGGCTGCGCTTCCTCAATGGATGCAATGCCCGGTTCCTCATCCTGAAGATCGCGGACAGTCCGACCGTCAGACCGGCCCGGTCGGCCGTACCGTTCTGGCAGATCGGCAACGAAGGCGGGTTCCTGCCCGCACCAGTGCGGCTGGAGCGGCTGCTGCTGGCCAATGCGGAGCGGGCCGACGTCATCGTCGACTTCACCGGGATTGCGGAAGGTACCGAGCTGTACCTCATCAACGAGGGCGCGGACGAACCCTTCGGCCGGGGCGAACCGGGCGTGGCCTTCCCTGTGGCGGATCCGGCCACCACTGGGCAGGTGATGAAGTTCGTGGTCGGCCCTCTGGCGAGCAAGGACACCAGTGTCCCGCCGGATCGGCTCAGGCTGCCCAGGATCAGGCCACTTGGCTCGGCGAGCGTCACCCGTCGGCTGTCCCTCAACGAGGCGAACTCCAGCAACCCCTTGGTGCCACCGGGAACGCCCGTCCAGAACCTGCTCGGTACGGTCGACTCCGCCGGCAATCCGGTCTCGCTCGCCTGGGACGACCCGGTCACGGAGAACCCGAGGCTGAACGCGACCGAAACATGGGAACTGCACAACTTCACTGTGGACGCCCACCCGATCCACATCCACGAGGTGGCGTTCGAGGTGGTGAACCGGCAGCCGTTCAACGGGGCAGCCATTCCGCCGGAGAGCTGGGAGCTCGGTTTCAAGGACACCGTGATCGCCTATCCGGGAGAAATCACCCGGGTGAAGGCGCGGTTCGATCACCCCGGTCGCTTCGTCTGGCACTGCCACATCGTCGAGCACGAGGACAACGAGATGATGCGGCCGCTCCAAATCGGAGGCAGGCGCAAGGAGGGCCACTGACAGGCCGGCCGCCAGCGACTGCGGACCGGCCGCCTCGGCCGGTCCGCGTCCGGCACCTCCTTCTTCCCCCGGATGGACTGAAGCCCCGTTACGGCACTTGGGGCACGAGAATGGCAGCGGGCCCTGAGGGGTTTGGACAACAGCCCCAGGTTGCTGACCTGGGGCTCTGTCTTGGAGCGGAAGACGGGAATCGAACCCGCACGATACGCGTGGGAAGCTCTGTGCACGCTCGGCAACGGTCGGCTCGCCACGCGCGCACCCCTTCTCCCGAATAGCCCCTCCCCTTCCGCTGTACCTGCCCGGTGGACGGGCCGCGTCCGTGGCCTTGGTCGGCAGCGGTGGTTCCGCATGGAAGTCGGCCGATCAGCGGATCCCGCTCATCCGCTCCTGTCAGCGGGGGCGGCGGATGCTGCTTTGAGACGGTCCCTCACCACCGAGGTCAGGGCCTTCAACTGCGGGGAACCTGTTGGCACAGGGCTCTCGGGGCGATGGATGAGGCGTGCTGCCTCCGGCAGATCCACGAGATCAGCCTCGAAGCGGGCTCTGGCCGCGGCGAGGGTGTCGGGCGGGCCGGTCCGGCGGCCGTCCCGCATCACCGTACGGAGCAGGGGCACCGTACCGTCAGGCGGTTGCTCGTCGGACAGACCGATCACATCCGCGCAGCCGGCCGACGCGAGCATGCCCTCTCGCAGGTAGGACATCGTCACCTCGTAGAGGTCGGTGGTCGTCGTCTCGGACATACCCCCAGCCTGCACGGCCCGCAGCTTGTCGGGCATGAGCCCTTCGGTTCCCTGCTCGGCCTGCCATGGGCCGGTCGGCCCCTCCCCGGTGAGGCCCGGTCGGCCCCTTGCCGCTGCACCTCTCGGCACTGAGGCGCAGCCACCTCCCGGTGTGATCGTGGAATCCGGATACCGATGCAGGCTCCGTTCCCGTCGGAGGTGGGCACCATGCAGCGCATCCGGATCCAGTCCCGCCAGAAGCAGCCCCACAAGCTCGCGCCGCTGGACCTGCGAACCCCGTCCGGCCGCCCGCTCCCCTATTGAGCCCGGAGGTCGTCATGGCAAGCACGCGGCGAGTCATACCGTTCGCGGAACTCGGCCGGCAGGAAGTCGGCAGTGTCGGGGGCAAGAACGCCTCACTGGGTGAGATGACCGCACACCTGGCCGATGCCGGCGTGCGCGTCCCTCCGGGGTTCGCAACGACGGCCGCCGCGTACGGAGAGCTGCTGGACGGGCACGGACTCCGGGGGCGGATCGAGGAACAGATCGCGCGCCTGCACGAGGGCGCCGCGCTCGATGAGGTCGGGGCCGCGATACGGTCGATGACCCTCGCCGAGCCGCTGCCCCCAGGGCTGCGGGCCGAGATCGTCTCGGCGTACGAGCAGCTGGGGCGCGACGAAGGCCGCGCGGACCCCGAGGTCGCCGTACGCAGCAGCGCCACCGCCGAGGACCTGCCGGAGGCGAGCTTCGCTGGCCAGCAGGAGACCTACCTGAACGTGCGGGGGACCGCCCAATTGCTGGAGTCGGTGCATCGCTGCTATGCCTCCCTCTACACCGACCGAGCCATCGACTACCGGGAGCGGATGGGCTTCGACCACCTCCAGGTCGCCCTCTCGGTCGGTGTTCAGATCATGGTCCGGTCGGACCTGGCCGGTGCCGGGGTGATCTTCACCCTCGACCCGGAGAGCGGATTCCCCGAGGTCATCGTCATCAGCGCGGCGTGCGGACTGGGCGAGACGGTCGTCAGCGGGCAGGTCGACCCCGACGAGTACACCGTCTTCAAGCCGAGCCTGAAGGACCCGGATCTGGACCCGCTGATCGACGTACGTGTCGGAGCGAAGCGCCGGAAGGCGGTCTATGCGGAACATGGACTGACGCGGACCGTTGATACCACCGACGAGGAGCGCTCGCAGAGGGTCCTGAACGACGCCGAAGTGAGGCTCCTCGCCGACTGGGCGCTGACCGTCGAAGGGCACTACGGCTGCCCCATGGACCTGGAATGGGCCAAAGACGGCCTCACCGGCGACTTGTGGATCGTGCAGGCCCGGCCAGAGACCGTTCAGTCCCGCCGCGCCGCCTCCACTCTGCGCCGCTGTCGCCTGACGGCCGTGCCAGGTACGCCTCTCGTGGACGGCATCGCTGTCGGCGAGGCGATCGGCAGCGGGCCCGTCGTCGTCCTGGACTCGCCCGTCGACCTCGACCGCTTCCCGTCCGGCGGGGTGCTCGTCACCGGTATCACCGACCCGGACTGGGAACCGATCATGAAGCGGGCCTCCGCCATCGTCACCGACCACGGCGGCCGCACGTCCCACGCCGCGATCGTCAGCCGCGAACTCGGCGTCCCCGCCGTCGTCGGCACCAGCCGTGCGACTCAGGCCCTGTACGACGGACAGAAGGTGACCGTCTCCTGTGCCGAAGGCGGACGCGGCAAGGTCTACGACGGGCTGCTCGCCTACGAGGAGACCGAGACCGACCTTGCGGACATCCCCGCCACCCGGACACACGTCATGCTCAACCTCGCCGACCCCTCCGCCGCCTTCCGGTGGTGGCGCCTGCCGGCCGATGGCGTCGGCCTGGCCCGGCTGGAGTTCATAGTGGCGCACCAGGTCAAGGTCCATCCCATGGCTCTGCTGCACCCCGAGCGCCTGGATCCCGCCGACCGTTGCGCCGTCGACCAGCTCACCGAGGGATGCCTCGACCGCACCCGCTACTTCACCGATCGCTTGGCGTACGGCATCGCCCGGATCGCCGCCTCCCGGTGGCCCGCCCCCGTCGTCGTACGGACCAGCGACTTCAAGACAAACGAGTATGCGCGCCTCGTCGGCGGCCGGCCGTTCGAGCCGGTCGAGGCCAACCCGATGATCGGCTGGCGGGGCGCGAGCCGCTACTACAGCGACGGATACCGGGAGGGCTTCGCCCTCGAATGCCGGGCCCTGCGCAGGGTCCGCGACGAGATGGGCCTGACCAACGTCATCGTCATGATCCCGTTCTGCCGCAGCCTCGAAGAGGCCGACCGGGTGCTGGGCGTCATGGCCGAGGAAGGCCTCAGGCGCGGGGAGAACGGGCTGAAGGTCTACGTCATGGCGGAGATCCCCGCCAACGTCATCCTGGCCCAGGACTTCGCCGAACGCTTCGACGGCTTCTCCATCGGCAGCAATGACCTCACCCAGCTCACCCTGGGGGTCGACCGCGACTCCGAAGCCCTCGCCCACGTCTTCGACGAGACCAACCCCGCGGTCACACGGAGCATCGAGATCCTCGTCCCCCGCGCCCAGGCCGCAGGCCGCCCCGTCGGTCTCTGCGGCCAGCGCCCCAGCGACGACCCCGCCTTCACGGAGTTCCTGGTCAAGGCCGGGATCGACTCCATCTCCGTCGCCCCTGACAGCTTTGCCGCGGTGAAGCAGCACGTGGCCGCCGCCGAATCGGTCCGGTACGGGGAGGGCCGAACGGCCCCATCAGGGACCCGATGGTCTCAAGCGGAGCAGCCGTCAGCCTCGTGAAAGTGGAGGAAGACAACGTATGAAGGCGCTGATCGGGCGCCGGAACGGAGCACACCATGTCAGGAACGCACCTGGAGCGCAGGCGCAGCCCGTTCCCCGACTTCAGGGACTGGTTCGGCACCGAATTCCCACGGTTCCCGCTGTGGCGGTCGTCGTTCGACACCTTCCCGATCCCGATCGAGGTGACTAACAAGGAGGGGCAGTACACGCTGCGCGCCGAACTTCCCGGGATGGACCCCGACAAGGACATCCAGATCACGGTTGAGGGGGACACCCTCACCGTCAGCGCCGAGCACACCGAGAGCAAGGAGGAGAAGGATCACTCGGAGTTCCGCTACGGCTCCTTCCAGAGAGTTGTGCGCCTGCCCGGGCCGATCCCCTCCGACGAAGTCGAGGCAGCGTACGAGGACGGCATCCTCACCGTGCGCGTGCCCATGCCGGCCTCGCCCGAGGAGTCCCGGCGCAGCATCCCCGTCAAGCGCACCACGGCGGACGGCAAGGGAGACTCGTCATGACGTCCAAGCGCGTCCTGGTCGCCTACGGCACCAAGCACGGTGCGACCGCCGGAATCGCGTCCGAGATCGGCAGGACCCTGCGTGAGGACGGCCTCGACGCCGTCGTGGTCCCCGCCGACGACGTGAACGACGTGCGCGGGTACGACGCCGTGGTGCTCGGGGGCGCCCTGTACGCCGGGCACTGGAGCGGCAAGGCCAAGCGCTGCGTCGAACGCAACGAGCACTACCTCCAGCACCGCCCGGTCTACCTGTTCAGCAGCGGCCCCGTGGACAGTTCCGCCGAGCAGCACGACATCGCGCCGGTGCCGGCGGTGGCCCGGGAGATGGAGCGCCTCGGCGCACGCGAGCACATCACCTTCGGCGGCAGCGTCACCGCCAGTACGCCCGGCTTCATCGCCCGGGCCATGGTCCGCGCGGGCAAGGGAGGAGACTTCCGCAACCCCGAGCGGATCCGGACGTGGGCCCACCACATCAGTGCCGAACTCGCCGCTCCCCACTGAGCGGCCGGGCAGGATCAGAGCGCGGAGGTGCACGATGTCCGAGGCCGGCACGCCCGGAGACGGGCCTACGCGATCGCGCCCGGCGACGGTCGGCCGTGTGCGTCGGCTGTTCGGCGGACGTCCGAACGAGCTGCGCCGTCCGGCCGACCGGACCCGGCGCCGCTGGAACATCGCCTTCGTGCTCTCCTTCCTGATCGCCCTGTCCTGCGGGGTCGTCGTCACGACGGCCGTCTGGAACGCCGAAAGCCGCACTGCCCGCGAAGCGGCCCGCCACCGACACCGGATCGAGGCAACGACGGTCGGCGCCGTGGAGCGCGTGGAAGCCAACCGCTCCGGCGGCACCTCCCGGACGGTTGCTCCGGCCGTCTGGGAGTACCCGGCCGCTCGCCGGCACTCCGCCACGATCTCCGTCCCGTTCGGCACACCAGCAGGCCGGACGGTCACGATCTGGGTCGATGACGCGGGCAGGGAAACGCAGAAGCCGTCGTCCGAAGCCCAACGCGCCCTCGCGGCCGCAGCCGCGGGAGCCGGATCATTCGCTCTGCTCGCCCTTGCCACGGGGGCAGTGGTCCGCCTTCGTCTGCTCCGCGTCGAGGCCCGCAGCCGGGCCCAGTGGGAGGACGAGTGGGAGGCCGTGGAGCCACGCTGGTCCGGCAGGCTGAAGCGCGAACAGGAGCCCGGCGATGACTGAGGCAGCCACCCGGCCCCCCTCGCCGGCCAAGGGGCTGCCCCCGAGCCCTGACCCCCTCGAACCGTTGCCGCTCCTGAGGCGCGAACTCGGCACCGGGCCGAGCGGCCTCTCAGCACGCGAGGCGGCCCGCCGCCTCGCCGTCTACGGCCCCAACGAGGTCCGCCGCAAGGCCCGCACCTCCCTGGGCCGCGAACTCGTCCGCCAGCTCGTCCACCCCCTGGCCGTGCTGCTCTGGGCGGCTGCCGCACTGGCCTTCGTGGCGGACATAGCAGTCCTCGGCTGGGCCATCGTCGCCGTGGTCATCGTCAACGCCGCTTTCGCGCTCCTGCAGGAGCGCCAGGCGGAGCAGGCAGTGGAGACCCTGGCCCGATATCTGCCCGAGCACGCATGGGTGATCCGCGACGGCCAACCGTCGGCCGTCGAGTCGCGCGAGCTCGTGCCGGGCGACCTCATCGTCCTCGAAGAGGGCGCCAAGGTCCCCGCCGACGCACGCCTGACCGACGGCGGCATCGAGGTCGACCTGTCGATGCTGACAGGGGAGTCCGCCCCCGCCGAACGCGTCGCCGGCCCCGGTCTCGCAGGGGCTCCGCTGCTCCAGGAGCCGAACCTCGTCTTCAGCGGTACCACCTGCACCGAGGGCCAGGCCCAGGCGATCGTGTTCGCCACGGGCGACCACACCGAACTCGGACGGATCGCGGCACTCAGCCAGCGCACCCAGCGCGACCCCAGCCCCTTGGAGCGGCAGGTCAAGAAGGTCGCCTGGCTGATCGCCGCCGTCGCGGTCGCCATGGGCGTGGTGTTCCTCGTGGCAGGCGTGGCGGTAGGACTCCCGCTGACCGACTCGCTGATCTTCGCCATCGGCCTGCTGGTCGCCAACGTGCCCGAGGGCCTGCTGCCGATCATCACCCTCGCCCTCGCCGTCGGGGTACGGGCCCTCGCCCGTCAGGGGGCCGTGGTCAAGGGGCTGAGCGCCGTGGAAACCCTCGGGTCCACCAACGTGATCTGCACCGACAAGACCGGCACCCTCACCCGGAACCGCATGCGGCTCCAGACCGTGTGGACACCTGAGCACGGGACGAACACCGGCCCCTGGGCAGGCGAACTCGCCCGGACAGGCGCGCTGTGCACCACGGTCACGCGGGACGCCGAGGGCCGGCTGCACGGCGACCCGACCGAGATCGCCCTGGTCGAAGGAGCCGGCGCCCACGGCGCCCCCATCGACCTCGACAGCAGGGACGGCGGCCGCCGGGCCGTCTTCCGTTTCGACCCGCGGTTGCGCCTGATGTCGGTCGTGCAGGAGTCGGAGCCGGACGGCGCCCACGTCATCGTCAAGGGCGCGCCGGAAGCGGTGGTGGGTGCCCTTGACGGCGGGGACCCCACTGCCGCACTCGCCGCTGCGGACCGGCTCGCCCACGACGGCATGCGTGTCCTGGCCGTCGCCGTGCGCGACCTGCCGGAGGGGGCCGCGACACCGGCGCGGCGCCAGGAAGCGGAGAGCGGTCTGCGCCTTCTGGGGCTCGTCGGCCTGTACGACCCTCCGCGGCCCGAGGTCGCGGAAGCCGTCCGACGCTGTCACGACGCGGGCGTTCGGGTCCATATCGTCACCGGCGACAACGGCGCCACCGCGGCCGCTGTCGCGAGGGAGGTCGGGATCGGAGTACCAGGCCTCACGGTGGTGGCCCAGTCCGAGACGGTGGGCGACCAGGAGCTCGACCAGCTCCTGGCACACAGCGACACCGAGGTCGTTTTCGCCCGCTCCTCACCGGAGACCAAGCTGCACGTGGCCGACACCCTGCGCGCACACGGGCAGATCGTGGCCATGACCGGCGACGGTGTCAACGACGCCCCCGCACTTCACCGTGCACACATCGGGGTCGCGATGGGCCGGTCCGGCACCGACGTGGCACGTGAAGCGTCCACGATGGTGCTGACCGACGACAACTTCGCCACCATCGTCGCCGCCATCGAATCCGGGCGCCGCGTCTACGACAACGTCCGCAAGTTCATCGTCTACATCTTCGCCCACGCCACCCCCGAGGTCGTGCCCTTCCTGGTGTTCGCACTCTCGGCCGGCACCATCCCCCTGCCGCTGACCGTCCTGCAGATCCTCGCCATCGACCTCGGCACCGAGACCCTCCCCGCCCTTGCCCTCGGCCGGGAACGGGCCGAGCCGGGCGTCATGAGCCGTCCGCCGCGGCCGAGCTCGCAGGGAGTCATCTCCCGCGACATGCTCATCCGGAGCTGGG encodes:
- a CDS encoding multicopper oxidase family protein; the protein is MALPNETAVVPGARSVGKFAVSTLDPTTIPKYVTNLVIPPVMPKARHPERHGIDTYVIGVRQFSQQVLPPTLPSTTLWGYGSLGDNSTFNYPSFTIEASVDRPVRVTWVNDLVDSQGRFLPHLLAIDPTLHWANPPGGNAGRDSRPTFTSTPGPYTGPVPIVTHLHGGHSTEESDGYTEAWYLPRANNIPPGFATVGSFYNEFRDKFADAHRLKWDPGTATFQYANDQRASTLWFHDHTLGLTRLNVYAGPAGFYLLRGGECDLPKGALPGPAPASGDRPGTRYHEIPLAIQDRSFNSDGSLFYPTTREFFDGFAGPYIPTTDVSPIWNPEFFANTMVVNGRTWPKLEVEPRRYRLRFLNGCNARFLILKIADSPTVRPARSAVPFWQIGNEGGFLPAPVRLERLLLANAERADVIVDFTGIAEGTELYLINEGADEPFGRGEPGVAFPVADPATTGQVMKFVVGPLASKDTSVPPDRLRLPRIRPLGSASVTRRLSLNEANSSNPLVPPGTPVQNLLGTVDSAGNPVSLAWDDPVTENPRLNATETWELHNFTVDAHPIHIHEVAFEVVNRQPFNGAAIPPESWELGFKDTVIAYPGEITRVKARFDHPGRFVWHCHIVEHEDNEMMRPLQIGGRRKEGH
- the ppsA gene encoding phosphoenolpyruvate synthase, coding for MASTRRVIPFAELGRQEVGSVGGKNASLGEMTAHLADAGVRVPPGFATTAAAYGELLDGHGLRGRIEEQIARLHEGAALDEVGAAIRSMTLAEPLPPGLRAEIVSAYEQLGRDEGRADPEVAVRSSATAEDLPEASFAGQQETYLNVRGTAQLLESVHRCYASLYTDRAIDYRERMGFDHLQVALSVGVQIMVRSDLAGAGVIFTLDPESGFPEVIVISAACGLGETVVSGQVDPDEYTVFKPSLKDPDLDPLIDVRVGAKRRKAVYAEHGLTRTVDTTDEERSQRVLNDAEVRLLADWALTVEGHYGCPMDLEWAKDGLTGDLWIVQARPETVQSRRAASTLRRCRLTAVPGTPLVDGIAVGEAIGSGPVVVLDSPVDLDRFPSGGVLVTGITDPDWEPIMKRASAIVTDHGGRTSHAAIVSRELGVPAVVGTSRATQALYDGQKVTVSCAEGGRGKVYDGLLAYEETETDLADIPATRTHVMLNLADPSAAFRWWRLPADGVGLARLEFIVAHQVKVHPMALLHPERLDPADRCAVDQLTEGCLDRTRYFTDRLAYGIARIAASRWPAPVVVRTSDFKTNEYARLVGGRPFEPVEANPMIGWRGASRYYSDGYREGFALECRALRRVRDEMGLTNVIVMIPFCRSLEEADRVLGVMAEEGLRRGENGLKVYVMAEIPANVILAQDFAERFDGFSIGSNDLTQLTLGVDRDSEALAHVFDETNPAVTRSIEILVPRAQAAGRPVGLCGQRPSDDPAFTEFLVKAGIDSISVAPDSFAAVKQHVAAAESVRYGEGRTAPSGTRWSQAEQPSAS
- a CDS encoding Hsp20/alpha crystallin family protein, translated to MSGTHLERRRSPFPDFRDWFGTEFPRFPLWRSSFDTFPIPIEVTNKEGQYTLRAELPGMDPDKDIQITVEGDTLTVSAEHTESKEEKDHSEFRYGSFQRVVRLPGPIPSDEVEAAYEDGILTVRVPMPASPEESRRSIPVKRTTADGKGDSS
- a CDS encoding flavodoxin domain-containing protein; the encoded protein is MTSKRVLVAYGTKHGATAGIASEIGRTLREDGLDAVVVPADDVNDVRGYDAVVLGGALYAGHWSGKAKRCVERNEHYLQHRPVYLFSSGPVDSSAEQHDIAPVPAVAREMERLGAREHITFGGSVTASTPGFIARAMVRAGKGGDFRNPERIRTWAHHISAELAAPH
- a CDS encoding cation-translocating P-type ATPase, with amino-acid sequence MTEAATRPPSPAKGLPPSPDPLEPLPLLRRELGTGPSGLSAREAARRLAVYGPNEVRRKARTSLGRELVRQLVHPLAVLLWAAAALAFVADIAVLGWAIVAVVIVNAAFALLQERQAEQAVETLARYLPEHAWVIRDGQPSAVESRELVPGDLIVLEEGAKVPADARLTDGGIEVDLSMLTGESAPAERVAGPGLAGAPLLQEPNLVFSGTTCTEGQAQAIVFATGDHTELGRIAALSQRTQRDPSPLERQVKKVAWLIAAVAVAMGVVFLVAGVAVGLPLTDSLIFAIGLLVANVPEGLLPIITLALAVGVRALARQGAVVKGLSAVETLGSTNVICTDKTGTLTRNRMRLQTVWTPEHGTNTGPWAGELARTGALCTTVTRDAEGRLHGDPTEIALVEGAGAHGAPIDLDSRDGGRRAVFRFDPRLRLMSVVQESEPDGAHVIVKGAPEAVVGALDGGDPTAALAAADRLAHDGMRVLAVAVRDLPEGAATPARRQEAESGLRLLGLVGLYDPPRPEVAEAVRRCHDAGVRVHIVTGDNGATAAAVAREVGIGVPGLTVVAQSETVGDQELDQLLAHSDTEVVFARSSPETKLHVADTLRAHGQIVAMTGDGVNDAPALHRAHIGVAMGRSGTDVAREASTMVLTDDNFATIVAAIESGRRVYDNVRKFIVYIFAHATPEVVPFLVFALSAGTIPLPLTVLQILAIDLGTETLPALALGRERAEPGVMSRPPRPSSQGVISRDMLIRSWGWLGTVSAALVMTAFFYVLWRAGWHPGDPTGPGTPLHHAYVTATTATFAGIVTCQVGTAMAARTDHAALREIGLFTNHLLLAGIAFELVFTAALVYAPPLQDLFGTAALSLDVVALIATFPVLVWGTDELRRWARRTRRSTNA